The genomic interval GCCTGGTTGGCTTCGGTGAAGGCCTTGAGGTCGCGCCGGGCGTTGTTGACTGCGGCTTCGCGGGCCGACTGGGAGCTAAGGGTCTGGGCGTGCTCGAGCTGAGTGACCGCCCGTTCGTAGGGGATCCGCTCGCGGACCGCCGGGTCGGCGCGTCCCGGCTGCTCTAGCAGGTCCAGGTACTCCAGCGCGAGTTCGTAGTGCCCTGCCGCCCGCATCGCGTCGAGGAACTCGGCGGTGTCGTCGGCGGCCTGCGAGCGGCGGGGCCAGACGCACAGCGCGAGACCTAGCAGTAGAACCGTGGAGATTCGCCGGATGGGCATAGCAAAGGCAGGGGGGACAAGGCTGCGGCAGCGAGCGGAGTCGTCGCGCGGAGGACGCATCCCCTGACTATAAGCGAAACCAGGCGTTTCTCTCCATCGGATGGCAAAAACCAGCCCGATCAGCCCTCGTCCGCAATCCGGTTCAACCGATTCTGCAGACCGTCCGGGATAGGCACGTCGCGCAGCAGCTCGTTCAGATCAAGGGCGTCGACCGCCGCACCCTCGCTCCCGACGCGGGACTGCACGCCGCGCTGCGCTGGGTCGAAACGTTGCGGGCCCACGAAAGCGTTAAGGAAGCCGCTGTCCGAGGCGTCCAGCGAATGAAGGTGGTCTGACATCTAAGGCGTTCACTTTCCCGATCACCCCGCCAACCAAACTGTGGGCCGATCGAATTCTGGTTACACACCCCCGCAGGGGCGTCCCCTCCCGGCCCGGCGGCCGGACCCAACCCGCTGGTGCGGTGGGTCCTTCTGCCGGGGGCAACGCGCCGGGCTGTGCCCGGCCGCAGCAGCGCTCCCTAGGAAGTTCTAGGCTCTAACAACGGTCGGCAAACTGTCGTTGAAGTCTATCGCTTGGAGAGACTAAGGAGGTGTTGGCGGAGTCGCCGGCGGGCCCGACTGACGCGTGAGAGCACCGTTCCTAACGGCACGCCCAGTGTGTCAGCGGTCTGCTGGTGGGTAAGCTCTCCCACGACGACCAGGAGCAAAGACTCCCGGAGCTCGGGGGACAGCCTTGAGAGTGCGTACTGCATCTCGTCAGTGTACTCGTGAGCCAACGGATCCTCGGCCTCGCAAGCGACCTCGTCAACGCGATCACCCGCGGCCACCGGGACTCTCCCGGACCGCCGCCAGCGATCAACGACACGCCGCCGCAAAATTGCCGCCAACCAAGCCCGCTCTCCCCGACCCTGCTCGAATCGCTCTCGGCTGGTCCATGCACTCCGCATGGTTTCCTGCACAATATCCTCTGCGTCGTGGGGCGAGCCTACCAAACGGTAGGCCAACCGGTACAGCGCGGTGGAATGCTCTTCGATGAGTTCGTGAAACTCGGCCCGTGTTAGCGACACCCGTTGCCTCTCCTATCTGCCTGTTCCGTGCAGATGCTGGAGTATTTTGTGGCCTGCCCGGTAGCGGACAGACCACGCTTGTTCCGACCGTAGTATCGCAGCCTGCACGGTTTTCTATTGCCGCTTGGCAGGAATTTTCTAGAGATTTTGCAACGCGTTGTGCCGCAACGGTTTAGTGCAGCTGCATTGAGCCCTCCGGGAGGCAAAATGGGGTGAAACTGCGGTCTGCTTAAAAATTGCCACGCCCGCGGCGCCTCATTGCCCGAGCCGGGGTTTGTCTCCTTACGCCGATAGCGACCCCGGCTCCACTTCTCAGCGGCGAGCTAAATCGCCGACCTGAATCTCTACCCTGGAGTAGACCTCATGAAACTGTCTAATGCTGCGCGCACGGTGCGAGATGGGTTGCTGATCGTTGCAGCGGTGACGGGGCTTGGCGGCTTGGCCGCCTCGGCGCAGGTGATCGCGCCGACCATTAACGACGTCTCATTCGCCACTGTCAGCACTGACAGCGGCGCGGCGATCTTGGCAATGTCGCTCGTGTGCCTCGGCCCCGGTCGTCGGCGACTCGGCTGACTGGTAAGCTGCTGGCGGTCCGTTCCCCAACCCACCGCCAGCCGTTATGCCCGCCGCCGAAACCGCCATCGCCGCCGCCCAACGCTTGTCGCGGGCGATGAACAAGCTCGAGTTCGATCCTCCGGTCGAATGCGTCTACAACCCGCTGACCTACGCCTGGGCCGCCCACGAGGCGTACCTGCGGCAGATCCCGCCCGGCGGTGTGCGGGTGCTGATGCTCGGCATGAATCCCGGCCCGTGGGGCATGGCCCAGACCGGCGTGCCCTTCGGTCAGGTCGCCGCCGTGCGGGACTGGATGAAGATCGACGCGCCGATCAAGACGCCCAAGCACCAGCACCCCAAACGCCCGATCAACGGGCTAGCCTGTGAGCGGAGCGAGGTGTCCGGCGAGCGGCTGTGGGGGCTGATGCAAGCGAGGTTCAAGACGCCCAAGCGGTTCTTCAAGGAGCACCTGGTCGCCAACTACTGCCCGCTAGCCTTCATGGAAGAGTCCGGCCGCAACCGCACGCCCGACCACCTGCCGGCGAGCGAGCGGGCGCCGATCACCGAGCTGTGCGACAAGCACCTGGCCGAGTTAATCAAGGCGGTGCAGCCCGAGTGGGCGGTGGGCGTGGGCAAGTACGCCGAGAAGTGCCTGCTGCGTGTAGCGGGCGATTCGGTGAAAGTCACCACGATGCTGCACCCCAGCCCGGCCAGCCCCGCCGCCAACCGCGGCTGGGCCGAAGCCGCAATTAAGCAACTCGAAGCGGCCGGCGTGTGGTAGCAGTGCACATAGCGGGGTAGCGGCAACGCGTGATGCATGGTCGCGGTGTGGGGGCGTGGAGCAGCCTCAAATCAATCCGGTATTGTGGCCGCCCGGTTCGGCGTCACAATAGTCTGGATTAATCCGCCCACTCGTACGCCGAGCCATGCGGGGTCGCGACCAATGAACTTATCCTCTCTGGGGTTGCTGCTTTGTTGGGGGGCGGTGCTGTACAGCTCAGCCTCGGCGGAGTACGCCGTTTACGAGTCGGTGGACGCGGGGCGGTCTTGGAGCAAGTCGGACAAAGGGCTGCCGGCCGACCTACGCGTCAATGCATTCGCTGTTTCCGGCGGACGGCTGCTTGCCGCAACCGAAAGGGGCATCTATTTCTCCGGCGACGACGCGGCGACTTGGCAGCCGGCGAAAATGTCAGCGTGGCCTACCTCGCGGACGCTCTGCGTCATCGACGCCGGCGGGCGCCTGCTCGCGGGTACCGACAGCGGCCTCCTCGAGTCTAGTGACGGCGGATCAAGCTGGCGCCCCACAGATTCCTTCCCGTCCGCTCGCGTCCGCAGTCTGCTTGCCAGCCGCGGCAAGGCCTGGGCGGGCGCAGACGACCAGGGAGTTTGGGTTTCTAGCGATGCAGGCAGGTCCTGGTCCGCAGCATCCGACGGGCTCCCGGCTTCGCCGCAGGTTTTTTCGATGGCGGACCTCAATGGCCGCGTCTTTGCGGGGCTGTACAGTCGTGGCCTTTGGGAGTGGGAAGCTGCAACGGAATTGTGGGAACAACGGCGGCCGGTTGAGCCGCTGACGATCGCCGCGGCCGGCGGCACGCTGGTAGTCGGACACAACCCCGGCGGACTGCATTGGAGCGAAGACCAAGCCGTCACGTGGCGCCGCGGCGTCGACCCCTCGACCGCCGGGGTGGGCAAGGCATTGATGTCCGACGCGCCGGTATGGCGCTTGGAGTCGGGGGACGAGTTGGTGTTAGCAGGCGTGGCAGATGGCGTGTACCTGTCGCGTGACCTCGGCCGAACATGGCGCCGAGTTGAGCAGGGAATCCCCGCCGGAGCTCCCGGGATAGCGTTCTATGTAGGGAAGCGTGTAGCGTTGGCCGCCGTTATCTTGGGGGGCAGTATCGACTCCCGAAACTCCGATTAGCATTCGCGTGGCCGCGTCAGATGCATTACCGCGATTGCGGCATTGGGTCTCAATCCGATCGCGGCGCTTTGATATTAGGAATTGGCAAGCACCATCCCCGCCACACCGGCCATCAAAACGTAGTAGAAGAAGACCCACCAGGTCTGACGGATCAGCCGGCCCTCTTGGCCGCTGATGCCGACCACCGCCGACGCCGCTACGATGTTGTGCACGCAGACGGTGTTGCCCGCGGCGCCGCCGACCGCCTGCAGCGCTACGACCCACAGCGGGTCGGCCGCGATGCGGGTGGCGACCTCAAACTGGAACAGCGAGAACATCATGTTGCTGATGGTGTTGCTGCCGGCCACCGCGGCGCCCAGGCCGCCGACCATCGGCGCCACCGCGGGCCAGGCGGCGCCAGTAATCTGCTCGACGCCTGCTGCCAGCGCAAGCGGCATCGAAGGGAGCCCCGCGGCGCCCCCCGCGCTGAGGATGAAGACCTGCACCATCGGCGCGGCGAACAAGAGCGCTACCGACGCCCGCCCAACCGTCGCTAGGGCGCCCTGCCCTTCGTCGACAAACGCCCGCCACGAGCAGCCCCCGACCCGGCGAAACAGCAAGAATGCCGCCAGCGAGACCATCACGAACAACGCCCCGGGCGAGTACAGTGGCGCCACGCTCCGCGCGAACGCGGCGCCGTAGCCGCTCTGGGCTCCGACGACAAAGTAGTTCAACGCTTGTTTGAGCGGCGGCGCCGTCCGCGAAAGCAGCAGCAGTACCGCCGCGGCCGCGTAGGGCGACCACGCCAACCAGGGCGGGATTAACCTTTCACGCTCGTCAGTGGCCCCGGCGCTGCCGAGCTGGCCTTGCCAGTCCGGATCCCATTGCTCCTCGGGGGCGAAGTCCCACGGCTGCTCCGCGTAGCGGCGGAATACGCCGGCCTTCAGAGCGCCGGTCACCACGGCCAGGCCGACTAGCCCGCCCGCCAATGCCGGGAACTCGGGCCCAAGCAGCCACGCGGCCGCCAGGTACGGCAGCACCATCGCCAGCGCCGCGAATAACGCAAACGGCCACACCGCCAGCCCGTCCCGCAGCGATCGGTTGGGCCCGTAGAAGCGGGTCATTAACGAGACCATCAGGAGCGGCACCAGCGTGCCGATCCCCGCGTGCAGCACGGCGACCCTCAGGCCAATCGTCGTCAGGAATTCGCGCCAGCCCTCCGGGCCTGCGCCGCCAACGGTGGCGGCCAACTGCTGCACACCGGGGTCGCCCGACAGCCCGGTTGATACGCCAACCAAGATTGGAGTGCCGGCGGCGCCGAACGAGACCGGCGTGCACTGTATCGCCAGGCCCGCGAACACAGCGGCCAGCGGTGGGAAGCGGAGTCCGACCAGCAGCGGCGCCGCGAGCGCAGCCGGGGTGCCAAAACCGGCCGACCCCTCAATAAACGAGCCGAACAACCACGCCACGACAATGACCTGCACCCGCCGATCGGGAGACAGGTCCGAGATGCTGCGGCGGATCGACGCCATCGCTCCGCAACGCTCGAGCGTCTTCAGGAGCAGCACCGCGCCAAAGACGATCGCGAGGATCTCGCCGGTGATCACCAGTCCCTTGACTGACGCCGCGGCCACCTGCCCTGCCGGCAGTCCCCACAGCACCAACGCCGAGGCGACCACCGCCGCGTAGCCAGCCGGCATCGCTACCTTCGCCGGCAGGCGAAACGCGGCGAGCAGCACGCCGACCAACGCCAGCGGCGCAGCGGCGGCCAGGCTCAACGCGATCCCGCCCATCCTGCCCCCTCGACTGGTTGCCGTTGATGGCCGCGTGCCCGAGGTCCGCTACTCACGGCCGGCGGTCACGCCCTGCCAGTCGTCGGTGCGGAACGGCGTCAGCGGCAGGTGGGCGCCGTCGTAGACGTTCACCTCCGGGTTGGCGGCCCAGCCGTAACGGACGGCCGCCGGGGCAGCGACCTCCGGGCTCCAGACCTCGATGCGGTCGCCGTCGATAATCTTGGCCTCGGCCCAAACGAACTTCTTGTCCTCGCCCGCGACGCTGAACCCAACCGGTTGGTTGACGTCGAACGCCCGCAGGCCGCCATCGACGTGGTCGAACGAGAGGACGATCTTGCCGTCCTGCTTCTCCATCGACTTGTACCGCGGGCTCTGGCTGGCGATGTCGTAGCCGTATTCATTGGCCAGGGCCAGCCGCGCCAGCCGGTTGCCGACGTCGCGCTTGTTGCGGGGGTGGATGTCGCGGCCCTCACCGACGTCGATGATCACCGCCTGGCCGACGTTTGGCAGGGCGTCGAGGGTCATGGTCTGGGCCTCGCGGAGCTCGGCCCAGTCGCTGTCACCGGGCTGATCGGTCTCGCCCTGGAAGTCGGCGAGCTGCACCCAGTAGAACGGGAAGTCGCCCTGGCCCCATTCCTTGCGCCACGACGAGATCATCAGCGGGAACAGCTCGCGGTACTGGTACGCCCGACCGGCGTTCGACTCGCCCTGGTACCAGATGGCGCCGCGGATGCCGTAGCCGAGGTGGGACTTGAGCACGCCGTTGTAAATGTTGGCCGGCCGGCTGTTGCCTCCCATCGTGCGCTTCAGATTGTCGAGTCGATCCTGCTGCTTCTTGGTAGGCTCCTCGATGGCCGACAGTTGCTCAAGTTCCAACTCCATCGCCTCCCAACGCTTCAGCAGACCGTCGTGTCCGGCCTCCTTGATGGCAGCACGGTTGATCCAGGCCTCACAGGCCGAGCCGCCCCACGCGTCGTGCACGAGCCCGATGGGGATGTCTAGGGTAGCTTGCAGGTCCTTGCCGAAGAAGTAGCCAACCGCCGAAAAGTTCCCCAACGTGTCCGGCGAGCAGACCATCCACTTGCTGTTCTTGTGCGAGAAGATCGGCTCCTGCACGCCGACGTTGGGGTAGTTGATCATCCGCAGGTTCGGGTTGTTGGCCGCCAGCTTCTCGAGGTCGAAGTCGTAGGAGTTCTGCATCGACCACTCCATGTTGGACTGGCCGGAGCAGATCCAAACCTCGCCGACCAGCACATCGGCGATGCTGATCTCGTTGCTCCCCTTCACGGCGAGCGTGTGGGGGCCGCCGGCGTCCATCGAGTCGAGCTCCACCGACCAGGCGCCCCGATCGTCGGCCTTCGTTTGGTGCTCTTGGCCGGCGATCGAGACCGTCACCGCCTCGCCCGGATCGGCTTTGCCCCACACACGGTTGGCCTGCTGACGCTGCAGCACCATGTGATCCCCAAAGATATTGGGGAGCTGCACCTCTGCGAGGGAGACGCCGCTCAAGCAGGTAGTGAAGGCGAATGCCGCCAATAGCCCATTGCGTAGATCTGCAAGCATGCGAGGATTCCTGAGACACGGGGTGCGAAAAGAAGGGAGCCTTCGGCCACGACACGGCGGGAGGCCTGCCGGAGGTCGCGCTCGGACGCCGCCACGGTTGGGCAGAATTATAGCCGAGCCGGCGTCGCGAAGCGACTATTGGTAGTTCCGACCCCCGCCACGGCGAACCACGCTAGTTCTCCGCGACGCCGTCGCCCCCACTGGCGAGGTGCTTCCGCAGGTAGCTGGCCCGCTCGATCGCGCGGTCCGAGGAGTCGAGCTCCATGCCGGCGAGCTTCTGCAGGTGGGCGGGCTGGGTGTGGATGAAGAGCTTGTTGATGGTGGGCGTCGCGACGTCCTTGATGAGGCCGAGGTTGATGCCCAGCCGCACGCTGGAGAGCAGGTGCAGGGTCTCTTCGCTGGTGATGGTCTGCGCGGTGCGGAGGATGCCGAACGCGCGGCTGACGCGATCGTGCAGGGTCTCTTGACTCTCGCGGACCAGGAAGTCGCGGGCCTGACGCTCGTAGTCCAGCAGCACCGGCACGACGTCGGCCACTTTCTTGGTCAGCTCTTCTTCACTCAGCCCGAGGGTGACCTGGTTGCTGATCTGGTAGAAGTCGCCCATCGCCTGCGAGCCCTCGCCGTACAGGCCGCGGACCGCCAGGCTGATCTTCTGCAGGCTGCGGAACACCTTGTCGATCTGGCGGGTGATGACCAACGCCGGCAGGTGGACCATCACACTCACTCGGGCGCCGGTGCCGACGTTGGTTGGGCACGCGGTGAGGTAGCCGAGTTTGTCGCTGTACGCGTAGGTGACCTGCTCCTCGATGAGGTCGTCGAGCCGGTTGGCCGCGTCCCAGGTCGCCTGCAGGTCGAGCCCGCTGCGCATCACCTGGATTCGCAGGTGGTCTTCCTCGTTGACCATCACGCTGAACTGTTCTTGCGGGTCGACCGCGACGGCGCGGGCGCCCTCGCTTTCGGCCAGCTCGCGGCTGATCAGCTGCCGCTCGACCAGGAACCGCCGGTCGAGCTCGTTGAGCTCGCCGAGGTCGAGGAACGTCAGGTTGCGGGGCAGCCGCTCCTCCTCCTTCAGCAGGTCGATCCGCTCGCGGAGGATCCGCTCGATCTCGGTCCGGTCGACCTCGGTCGCCTTGGCCATGAAGGGGAACTCGGCCAGGTTGCGGGCCAGCCGCACGCGGCTGCTCACGACGATGTCGGGCTCGGGGCCGGTGCCGCGGAGCCATTCGCCGCAGTTCTGCGCGAGTTCGTTAAGGTCGAGGCCCATGGGTAGCTAAGTCTTTGGCGGGTGGCGGGTGGCGTCGGCTAGGCGTTGCGGGCGCTCTCGATGGACTTGATCTCGTCGCGGATCTCCGACGCCCGTTCGTAGTTCTCGCCCGCCACGGCCTGCTTCATCTCGCGCCGCAGGCGGATGAGCTGGGTCTGCTGCTCGGCGTCGCGGACGCTGTGGCGCGGCGATTTGCCGACGTGGTGGGTCTCGCCGTGGATGTTGACCAGCAGCGGCTCGAGCTCGCGCGAGAAATGGGCGTAGTCGTGGGGGCAGCCGAGCCGCCCCTGCTTGCGGAACTCCAGGAAGCTGATCCCGCAGAACGGGCAGACCCGCTCGTCGAGCCGGGCCAGGTCCTCGGCGGTCTCGCCGACGGCCGCCTGGGCGATCAGGCCGGCCATCGCCGGGATCACCTCGCTGGCGTCCTCTTCCTCGGGGGAGAGGAAGGTGTGGGCGCACTGCTCACACAGGTGCAGCTCCTTCGGCTCCCCGTCCACGAGGTCGGTGATGTGGAAGGTTGCCGGTTTCTCGCAGCGTTGGCATTTCATGGGACGGTGCTCGACGGGCCGGGATCGCGGCGGCCCCGGAGCGGCAGACAATGCGCCGCTCAGAAAATAAATGGGGTGGTCCGCGCGAACCCTTACGGCACTGGCGATTCTATAGGGGGGCCCCAGAGTGTCAAGGCAACTTGAACCGGCTACGATGGACGCAAACTGTTTTGCCGCAAGCAATAAGGGCGATCGCCACCGCCGTTGTCCCGGTCGCCGCCCGGGTGCTAAAGTAGGTAGACCCCCCCGACCCCAACCCCCCCTAACCCTCGTCCTGCACGTGCACCACCCCTGCCCCGCCGAGTTCTGCAAGCTGGCCCAAACGGCCGACTATGTGCCGGTGTTCCGCCGCCTGGTAAGCGACACCCTGACGCCCGTCACGGCGTACGACCGATTGGACGAGGGCGCGTCGGCCTGTTTGTTCGAGAGCGTCATCGGCGGCGAGAAGGTGGGCAGGTACAGTTTTGTCGCCGGCAACCCGTACCGGCTGATCGAGGCCCGCCGCGACCGTGTGCTGATCACCGACTACCACCGCCCCGCGACCAAGTCGCCCGCACCGGCGTCGACCACCGAGCAGCAGTCCGACAACCCGCTAGAGCTGCTCCGCGAGCACCTGCACGCCGTGCGGGTGGCGAAGCTCGCGGGCCTGCCGCCCTTCGTGGGGGGAGCGGTGGGCTACGCCGGCTACGACACCGTGCGGTACGTCGAGGACCTGCCAGACGCCCCCACCGACGACCGCGATCTGCCGGACATGTCGTTCGCTTTGTTCGACCACATGGTGGTGTTCGACAACGTGAGCAAAACGGTCTACGTCATAGCGCTGGGCGACGTTTCCGATGCCGACACCGACGCCCAGCGCGAGGCCGCCCGGCGCGACGCGGCCGCCCGGGTGGACCACCTGGTCGAGCTGCTCGCGACCCCCGCTGGCACGCTGACCCCCGAGGACATCGACACCACCGGCGGCGTCGACCTGCCTTTCGAGTCGAACTTTACCAAGGAAGGGTTCGAGCAGGCGGTCGAGAAGTGCGTCGAGTACATCCGCGCCGGCGACATCTTCCAGGTCGTGATCAGCCAGCGGCTCCAGACGCCGCTCGAGCAGTCGCCGCTGGAGGTCTACCGCACGCTGCGGGTGGTGAACCCCAGCCCGTTCATGTTCTTGCTCCGCTCGCCGGCGTGCACGCTGGTGGGCAGCTCGCCGGAGATTATGGTGCGAGTCGTCGACGGCAAGGTGACGGTCCGTCCGCTGGCCGGCACGCGTCCCCGCGGAGCCGACGACGACGAGGACCGCCGCCTGGGCGAGGAGCTGCTCGCCGACCCGAAGGAACGCGCCGAGCACGTGATGCTGGTCGACCTCGGCAGGAACGACGTCGGACGCGTCGCCGAGTACGGCAGCGTCGAGATCTCGGACGTGATGGTCATCGAACGCTACAGCCACGTGATGCACATCACGTCGAACGTCACCGGGCAACTGAAAGAAGGCGCCGACGCGTTCGACGCCCTGGCCGCCTGCCTGCCGGCGGGCACCGTCTCGGGAGCCCCTAAGGTGCGGGCGATGGAGGTGATCGACGAGCTCGAACCCCACCGCCGGGGGCCGTACGCCGGTGCGGTGGGCTACTTCGACTTTGCCGGCAACCTCGACACCTGCATCGCCCTCCGCACGATCGTCATCAAAGGGGACACGGCCTACGTCCAGGCGGGCGCCGGCATCGTCGCCGACAGCGTCCCCGAGGCCGAGTACCAGGAGACCCTCAACAAGGCCCGGGGCCTGCTCAAGGCGATCGAAATCACCAAGAAGCGGGGCGCCCAGGCGTAGCCGCCGGTGGTCATGGGGCCGCCCGACGGGCCGATTGCTCTTCCTCGTGCGGGCGAATCCTGCTACCAACCCTGCATCACCCAGTGGTCGCGATCGGCGGGGTGCTAGCTAGATTCCTGGTCACACAAGTCCGGTCACCGCGCGCTCGCGATGAAGCTCAACGGCCCCCTCGTCACTCAACTCGCCAGCTGGCCCTTCTCCCTCTCAATACGAGCGTGGATGAGCACGCTGCGGTACCGCGCTTGGTACGAAGACCC from Posidoniimonas polymericola carries:
- a CDS encoding RNA polymerase sigma factor, with translation MSLTRAEFHELIEEHSTALYRLAYRLVGSPHDAEDIVQETMRSAWTSRERFEQGRGERAWLAAILRRRVVDRWRRSGRVPVAAGDRVDEVACEAEDPLAHEYTDEMQYALSRLSPELRESLLLVVVGELTHQQTADTLGVPLGTVLSRVSRARRRLRQHLLSLSKR
- a CDS encoding uracil-DNA glycosylase family protein, which encodes MPAAETAIAAAQRLSRAMNKLEFDPPVECVYNPLTYAWAAHEAYLRQIPPGGVRVLMLGMNPGPWGMAQTGVPFGQVAAVRDWMKIDAPIKTPKHQHPKRPINGLACERSEVSGERLWGLMQARFKTPKRFFKEHLVANYCPLAFMEESGRNRTPDHLPASERAPITELCDKHLAELIKAVQPEWAVGVGKYAEKCLLRVAGDSVKVTTMLHPSPASPAANRGWAEAAIKQLEAAGVW
- a CDS encoding WD40/YVTN/BNR-like repeat-containing protein, yielding MADLNGRVFAGLYSRGLWEWEAATELWEQRRPVEPLTIAAAGGTLVVGHNPGGLHWSEDQAVTWRRGVDPSTAGVGKALMSDAPVWRLESGDELVLAGVADGVYLSRDLGRTWRRVEQGIPAGAPGIAFYVGKRVALAAVILGGSIDSRNSD
- a CDS encoding L-lactate permease, encoding MGGIALSLAAAAPLALVGVLLAAFRLPAKVAMPAGYAAVVASALVLWGLPAGQVAAASVKGLVITGEILAIVFGAVLLLKTLERCGAMASIRRSISDLSPDRRVQVIVVAWLFGSFIEGSAGFGTPAALAAPLLVGLRFPPLAAVFAGLAIQCTPVSFGAAGTPILVGVSTGLSGDPGVQQLAATVGGAGPEGWREFLTTIGLRVAVLHAGIGTLVPLLMVSLMTRFYGPNRSLRDGLAVWPFALFAALAMVLPYLAAAWLLGPEFPALAGGLVGLAVVTGALKAGVFRRYAEQPWDFAPEEQWDPDWQGQLGSAGATDERERLIPPWLAWSPYAAAAVLLLLSRTAPPLKQALNYFVVGAQSGYGAAFARSVAPLYSPGALFVMVSLAAFLLFRRVGGCSWRAFVDEGQGALATVGRASVALLFAAPMVQVFILSAGGAAGLPSMPLALAAGVEQITGAAWPAVAPMVGGLGAAVAGSNTISNMMFSLFQFEVATRIAADPLWVVALQAVGGAAGNTVCVHNIVAASAVVGISGQEGRLIRQTWWVFFYYVLMAGVAGMVLANS
- a CDS encoding sialate O-acetylesterase; the encoded protein is MLADLRNGLLAAFAFTTCLSGVSLAEVQLPNIFGDHMVLQRQQANRVWGKADPGEAVTVSIAGQEHQTKADDRGAWSVELDSMDAGGPHTLAVKGSNEISIADVLVGEVWICSGQSNMEWSMQNSYDFDLEKLAANNPNLRMINYPNVGVQEPIFSHKNSKWMVCSPDTLGNFSAVGYFFGKDLQATLDIPIGLVHDAWGGSACEAWINRAAIKEAGHDGLLKRWEAMELELEQLSAIEEPTKKQQDRLDNLKRTMGGNSRPANIYNGVLKSHLGYGIRGAIWYQGESNAGRAYQYRELFPLMISSWRKEWGQGDFPFYWVQLADFQGETDQPGDSDWAELREAQTMTLDALPNVGQAVIIDVGEGRDIHPRNKRDVGNRLARLALANEYGYDIASQSPRYKSMEKQDGKIVLSFDHVDGGLRAFDVNQPVGFSVAGEDKKFVWAEAKIIDGDRIEVWSPEVAAPAAVRYGWAANPEVNVYDGAHLPLTPFRTDDWQGVTAGRE
- a CDS encoding protein arginine kinase — translated: MGLDLNELAQNCGEWLRGTGPEPDIVVSSRVRLARNLAEFPFMAKATEVDRTEIERILRERIDLLKEEERLPRNLTFLDLGELNELDRRFLVERQLISRELAESEGARAVAVDPQEQFSVMVNEEDHLRIQVMRSGLDLQATWDAANRLDDLIEEQVTYAYSDKLGYLTACPTNVGTGARVSVMVHLPALVITRQIDKVFRSLQKISLAVRGLYGEGSQAMGDFYQISNQVTLGLSEEELTKKVADVVPVLLDYERQARDFLVRESQETLHDRVSRAFGILRTAQTITSEETLHLLSSVRLGINLGLIKDVATPTINKLFIHTQPAHLQKLAGMELDSSDRAIERASYLRKHLASGGDGVAEN
- a CDS encoding UvrB/UvrC motif-containing protein — protein: MKCQRCEKPATFHITDLVDGEPKELHLCEQCAHTFLSPEEEDASEVIPAMAGLIAQAAVGETAEDLARLDERVCPFCGISFLEFRKQGRLGCPHDYAHFSRELEPLLVNIHGETHHVGKSPRHSVRDAEQQTQLIRLRREMKQAVAGENYERASEIRDEIKSIESARNA
- the trpE gene encoding anthranilate synthase component I; translation: MHHPCPAEFCKLAQTADYVPVFRRLVSDTLTPVTAYDRLDEGASACLFESVIGGEKVGRYSFVAGNPYRLIEARRDRVLITDYHRPATKSPAPASTTEQQSDNPLELLREHLHAVRVAKLAGLPPFVGGAVGYAGYDTVRYVEDLPDAPTDDRDLPDMSFALFDHMVVFDNVSKTVYVIALGDVSDADTDAQREAARRDAAARVDHLVELLATPAGTLTPEDIDTTGGVDLPFESNFTKEGFEQAVEKCVEYIRAGDIFQVVISQRLQTPLEQSPLEVYRTLRVVNPSPFMFLLRSPACTLVGSSPEIMVRVVDGKVTVRPLAGTRPRGADDDEDRRLGEELLADPKERAEHVMLVDLGRNDVGRVAEYGSVEISDVMVIERYSHVMHITSNVTGQLKEGADAFDALAACLPAGTVSGAPKVRAMEVIDELEPHRRGPYAGAVGYFDFAGNLDTCIALRTIVIKGDTAYVQAGAGIVADSVPEAEYQETLNKARGLLKAIEITKKRGAQA